From one Sphingomonas xanthus genomic stretch:
- the rplT gene encoding 50S ribosomal protein L20 — MARVKRGVTTRSKHKRILDNAKGYYGRRKNTIRIARQAVEKAGQYAYRDRKVKKRSFRALWIQRINAAVRAEGLTYGQFIHALKLANIDLDRKVLADIAMHEAETFSAIIAQAKAALPKAAA, encoded by the coding sequence ATGGCACGCGTCAAGAGGGGTGTAACCACCCGCTCCAAGCACAAGCGGATCCTGGACAATGCGAAGGGCTATTATGGCCGTCGCAAGAACACCATCCGCATCGCCCGCCAGGCCGTCGAAAAGGCCGGGCAGTACGCTTATCGCGACCGCAAGGTGAAGAAGCGCAGCTTCCGCGCCCTGTGGATCCAGCGCATCAACGCCGCGGTTCGCGCCGAAGGACTGACCTATGGCCAGTTCATCCACGCGCTGAAGCTGGCGAACATCGATCTCGACCGGAAGGTCCTGGCCGACATTGCTATGCACGAGGCGGAAACCTTCTCGGCGATCATCGCCCAGGCGAAGGCCGCGCTGCCCAAGGCAGCCGCCTAA
- the rpmI gene encoding 50S ribosomal protein L35 — MPKLKTKSGVKKRFKLTATGKIKHGVAGKRHRLISHNAKYIRQNRGTEVLADADTARVKLWAPYGLN; from the coding sequence ATGCCCAAGCTCAAGACCAAGAGCGGCGTCAAGAAGCGCTTCAAGCTAACGGCCACGGGCAAGATCAAGCATGGTGTCGCGGGCAAGCGCCACCGTCTGATCAGCCATAACGCCAAATATATTCGTCAGAACCGCGGCACCGAAGTGCTTGCCGACGCCGATACGGCGCGCGTCAAGCTCTGGGCCCCCTACGGCCTCAATTAA
- a CDS encoding riboflavin synthase, which yields MFTGIITDVGSVRSAQQRDDLRLVIGCSYDLDGVDLGASIACSGACLTVVDKGPDWFAVDVSRETVRRTAPGLWQEGARLNLERALRVGDELGGHIVTGHVDAIATVASVDEVGGSLDISVDAPRDLGAAIAPKGSLALDGVSLTVNQVEDRGDSTRFTVNLIPHTADHTTLGGIVVGRQLNLEIDILARYLRRMAEAGGR from the coding sequence ATGTTCACCGGAATCATTACCGACGTCGGCTCCGTTCGAAGCGCCCAGCAGCGCGACGACCTGCGGCTCGTCATCGGCTGTTCCTATGACCTTGACGGCGTCGACCTCGGCGCCTCGATTGCCTGTTCGGGTGCCTGCCTGACGGTGGTGGACAAGGGGCCCGACTGGTTTGCGGTGGATGTCAGCCGCGAAACCGTCCGACGCACCGCGCCCGGCTTGTGGCAGGAGGGCGCCCGGCTCAATCTGGAACGGGCGCTGCGGGTCGGCGACGAACTTGGCGGTCATATCGTCACCGGCCATGTCGACGCCATCGCCACCGTCGCCTCGGTCGATGAAGTTGGCGGTAGCCTGGATATTTCGGTCGATGCGCCGCGCGACCTTGGCGCGGCGATCGCGCCAAAGGGATCGCTCGCGCTCGACGGCGTGTCCCTCACCGTCAACCAGGTCGAGGACCGGGGCGATTCGACCCGCTTTACCGTCAACCTCATTCCCCATACCGCGGATCACACGACCCTCGGCGGGATCGTGGTCGGACGGCAGCTGAACCTTGAGATCGATATATTGGCCCGCTACCTTAGGCGAATGGCCGAGGCCGGCGGCCGCTAG